In one Juglans regia cultivar Chandler chromosome 11, Walnut 2.0, whole genome shotgun sequence genomic region, the following are encoded:
- the LOC108991368 gene encoding probable transcription factor PosF21 yields the protein MGGVDESGSAMQVGHQSAFGLKPKNQLDMQNLNASQMGFPVRHLPQNSSPGGSENGNKRSGIPPSHPNNTASSPQFPQFMGSRPASRQQPSSQSLSPGPSHSRSLSQPTFFALDNLLPPLSPLPYREPSMSSLSDPISTDLSMEESAVNSHSLPLPLPVNGHNAFRVGEGLPPRRGHRRSNSDSIPLGFSAMIQSSPQLIPIGSRGVLDRSVSVRENSGVDKPIQLVMKGELKRDRDGNNIADGTAEGKSEGETVDDLFNEIMNLDNIDKMNSSGTEEKDMDSRVSGSKTNGCDSSDNEVESRVNGYPNSYSVANENREGKRIAGGDTKPTVRHNRSVSMDSYMGNLHFDDESPKLPPIGTRMDQHLPIGTIDGNANKFCVEFGNGHFSEAELEKIRENAKLSEIALSDPKRAKRVLANRLSAARSKERKMRYTADLEQKAQTLQTENTTLSNELTKLQRESTVLKSENNELKFRLQAMEQESKLKNALNEALTTEVQHLRLTAAECGGEGYLADLMAQQLSINQQVFQLQHPQQTQLYHLLRQQQHVLQHQAQLQPHHNGVQPQLQNDDAAEQEPNP from the exons atgggTGGCGTTGATGAAAGTGGAAGTGCTATGCAAGTGGGGCATCAATCTGCATTTGGATTGAAACCAAAGAATCAATTGGATATGCAAAATTTAAATGCGTCTCAAATGGGTTTTCCAGTGCGTCATCTACCGCAAAATTCGAGTCCTGGAGGTAGTGAGAATGGTAATAAGAGATCTGGTATACCACCCTCGCATCCGAATAACACCGCTTCTTCGCCTCAGTTTCCCCAGTTTATGGGGTCCCGCCCGGCTTCACGACAACAACCGAGTTCTCAGAGTTTAAGCCCGGGGCCTTCCCATTCTAGATCTTTGTCTCAACCCACATTTTTTGCGCTTGATAACTTGCTGCCCCCTTTGAGTCCTTTGCCTTATCGTGAGCCCTCGATGAGCTCGCTCTCTGATCCAATCTCGACTGATTTGTCTATGGAAGAAAGTGCTGTTAATTCTCATTCCCTGCCACTTCCTTTGCCTGTAAACGGACATAATGCATTTCGGGTAGGTGAGGGCCTTCCTCCTCGTAGAGGGCACCGGCGCTCCAACAGTGATAGTATTCCATTAGGATTTTCAGCCATGATTCAGTCTTCACCTCAATTGATTCCCATTGGAAGTCGGGGAGTTTTGGACCGGTCGGTTTCTGTAAGAGAGAATTCTGGGGTGGACAAGCCAATCCAGTTGGTGATGAAGGGTGAGTTGAAGAGGGATAGGGATGGCAATAACATTGCTGATGGAACAGCTGAAGGGAAATCTGAAGGAGAAACCGTTGATGACTTGTTTAATGAAATCATGAATCTGGAcaatattgataaaatgaaCTCATCTGGTACAGAGGAAAAGGATATGGATAGCAGAGTCAGTGGCTCGAAGACAAATGGATGTGATAGCAGTGATAATGAAGTGGAAAGTCGTGTAAATGGCTACCCAAACAGTTATAGTGTTGCTAATGAGAATAGGGAAGGAAAGAGAATTGCTGGTGGAGACACGAAGCCCACTGTTCGACACAATAGAAGTGTTTCAATGGATAGTTATATGGGAAATTTGCATTTTGACGATGAGTCACCAAAGCTCCCGCCCATAGGAACTAGAATGGACCAACACTTACCTATCGGTACCATTGATGGGAACGCAAATAAGTTCTGCGTGGAGTTTGGAAATGGTCACTTCAGTGAGGCTGAACTGGAAAAGATCAGGGAAAATGCGAAACTGTCTGAGATTGCATTATCAGACCCGAAGCGTGCCAAGAG GGTTTTGGCTAATCGTCTGTCAGCTGCTCGTTCCAAGGAGCGAAAGATGCGTTACACTGCAGACTTAGAACAGAAGGCACAAACCCTACAGACAGAGAACACTACACTGTCTAATGAGCTTACAAAGTTACAG AGGGAGTCTACCGTGCTTAAGAGTGAGAACAATGAGTTGAAATTCCGCCTTCAGGCCATGGAACAGGAGTCAAAGCTAAAAAACG CTTTAAACGAGGCCTTGACCACAGAAGTTCAGCATTTGAGGCTTACTGCAGCAGAATGCGGCGGGGAGGGCTACCTTGCAGACTTAATGGCTCAGCAGCTTTCCATTAATCAACAGGTGTTCCAGCTGCAGCATCCCCAGCAAACACAGCTTTACCATTTGCTGCGGCAGCAGCAGCATGTACTGCAACATCAGGCACAACTACAGCCTCATCACAATGGAGTACAGCCCCAGCTGCAGAATGATGATGCTGCTGAGCAAGAGCCAAACCCATAG
- the LOC108991356 gene encoding protein BASIC PENTACYSTEINE6-like has protein sequence MDDGGHRENGRHKADQYKSAQGQWLMQHQPSMKQIMTIIAERDAALQERNLALSEKKAAFAERDMAILQRDAAIAERNNAIMERDNAIATLQYRENSLSSGNMSSCPPGCQISRGVKHIHHPQQHVHHLPHMGEASNNIRDMHTSDGLAASQVESETAKSRRAKRTKETKGMTTASKASKPPRKIKSESDDLNKIMFGKSQEWKGGPEMGVGSDDLNRQSGASKSDWKGQDLGLNQVSFDDSTMPAPVCSCTGILRQCYKWGNGGWQSSCCTTTLSMYPLPAVPNKRHARVGGRKMSGSAFNKLISRLAAEGHDLSNPVDLKDHWAKHGTNRYITIK, from the exons ATGGATGATGGAGGGCATCGTGAAAATGGAAGACACAAAGCAGACCAGTATAAATCAGCTCAGGGTCAG TGGTTGATGCAACATCAGCCATCAATGAAGCAGATAATGACCATTATAGCTGAAAGAGATGCAGCTCTTCAAGAACGAAATTTGGCCCTTTCTGAAAAAAAGGCAGCTTTTGCAGAACGAGACATGGCAATTTTGCAACGAGATGCAGCAATAGCAGAACGGAATAATGCCATAATGGAACGGGACAATGCCATTGCCACTCTTCAATATAGGGAAAACTCCTTGAGCAGTGGCAATATGTCCTCATGCCCACCAGGATGCCAAATCTCACGAGGGGTGAAGCACATCCACCATCCCCAACAGCACGTTCATCATCTACCCCACATGGGTGAGGCTTCTAACAATATAAGGGATATGCACACAAGCGATGGCCTTGCAGCATCACAAGTTGAGTCTGAGACTGCCAAGTCACGGCGAGCTAAACGAACAAAAGAGACGAAGGGGATGACAACTGCAAGCAAGGCCTCAAAACCTCCAAGGAAGATTAAGAGCGAGAGTGATGACTTGAATAAAATCATGTTTGGAAAGTCACAAGAGTGGAAGGGTGGGCCGGAAATGGGTGTTGGAAGTGATGATCTGAACAGACAATCTGGGGCTTCAAAGTCTGATTGGAAGGGACAGGACCTGGGGTTGAATCAGGTTTCATTTGACGACTCAACCATGCCTGCACCAGTATGTTCCTGCACTGGAATCCTAAGGCAGTGTTATAAATGGGGAAATGGGGGGTGGCAATCTTCATGCTGCACAACAACCCTGTCAATGTATCCTCTACCAGCTGTGCCCAACAAGCGGCATGCCCGAGTCGGTGGGCGAAAGATGAGCGGAAGTGCCTTTAACAAGCTTATCAGCCGCCTTGCAGCAGAAGGCCATGATCTGTCAAATCCCGTTGACCTGAAAGATCACTGGGCCAAGCATGGGACAAATCGCTACATAACAATCAAGTAG
- the LOC108991380 gene encoding uncharacterized protein LOC108991380 → MEARERKGYAWAILAGVTAALAAISAKLFTSQFVRFSMVILFNATMWGCYVNSLKALSSLQATVTNFATNFLFSGLAGFFLFEEALSFQWFAGALLIIIGVLVLSRSSIERKESID, encoded by the exons ATGGAGGCTAGAGAGAGGAAGGGCTACGCCTGGGCAATCTTAGCCGGAGTTACGGCTGCTCTTGCTGCCATTTCCGCAAAGCTCTTCACCTCTCAG TTTGTTAGATTTTCCATGGTCATATTATTCAATGCGACGATGTGGGGATGTTATGTCAACAGCCTTAAAGCTCTCTCTTCTCTACAAGCTACGGTAACAAACTTTGCTACCAATTTCCTCTTTTCTGGTCTAGCTGGATTTTTCTTGTTCGAGGAGGCATTGTCATTTCAG TGGTTTGCAGGTGCCCTGCTCATCATAATTGGCGTACTTGTACTCAGCAGGTCAAGTATTGAGAGGAAGGAAAGCATAGACTAG
- the LOC108991379 gene encoding histone H3.3, giving the protein MARTKQTARKSTGGKAPRKQLATKAARKSAPTTGGVKKPHRYRPGTVALREIRKYQKSTELLIRKLPFQRLVREIAQDFKTDLRFQSHAVLALQEAAEAYLVGLFEDTNLCAIHAKRVTIMPKDIQLARRIRGERA; this is encoded by the exons ATGGCTCGTACGAAGCAGACTGCTCGCAAATCCACCGGTGGAAAGGCTCCGAGGAAGCAGCTCGCCACAAAG GCTGCAAGGAAATCGGCACCCACTACCGGTGGAGTCAAGAAACCTCACCGTTATCGCCCCGGAACTGTTGCCCTTCG TGAAATTCGTAAGTACCAGAAGAGTACCGAGCTTTTAATCCGCAAATTGCCTTTCCAACGCCTCGTTCGTGAAATTGCTCAAGACTTCAAG ACGGACTTGAGGTTCCAGAGTCATGCGGTTCTGGCGCTTCAGGAGGCTGCAGAGGCTTACCTGGTGGGTCTCTTCGAGGACACCAACTTGTGCGCCATCCATGCTAAGAGGGTGACCATTATGCCTAAAGATATCCAGCTCGCTAGGAGGATCCGTGGCGAGCGTGCTTAA